The Lacerta agilis isolate rLacAgi1 chromosome 14, rLacAgi1.pri, whole genome shotgun sequence sequence agaaaaaggtggggtgtaaatgcagtaaataagctTTCCTGCAtgcctgcttaagaaagctggaagggccagccagatggaaatGTCAGTTAccagcctggcatccagagatctccatgtggtcacaacggtgctatttttctagaaaaagaggtgccagaactcactaagAGTGCCTTCCTCGTCCTCTTAAAATGGgaatggcgtccacctgagaggtgccggaactgagttccggtgagtccCAGCTGAAAAAAATAGCAAACCTGGGTTGCAATTGGACCAGTGCCAGTAGCAAaatggtgcctggctaatttctttttttggggggggtgttgttttttgttttttatgttgatatACGCACCATTGAGGGGGATGGGGGTGCCTTCACACCTGATGTGTATTACTGGATTTGTTTACTTGCACCAAAtgtcatctgcgcatgtgcatctGTTtcctcaaatgtacacacctcaccTCAAGTGTTTTCAAACCAAATGGGAAGGCTGTTCGAGGGGGAAAGCACCAAACAGCATTATTACTCAAGAAATTTCAGGATATGGGTGGATTGTGGCCAGTGTCATGTGCACTCTGGGGCTGGAGTCAAAAACTGAAGGTAGCTAAGTGCATAAATACTGATTTAGCATCAGTGGACAAGCCCTTATAATCTTCCTCACGCAAATCCCTCCTAAAGCAGGTACCATATGGTTTCCTgtaagaaaaagagagaacccGCATATAACTGTAACCGACTGGGAAAATTTTACTGGGGGCTCTGAGAGGATATAACTGCGTCCCGTTATCTCAACGACGAAGCCCACACGCACacttgcctggctaatttctaacactgacttgtgtatatatgtgtgcctgtgtctttatttctgtTTCTAACTTGCGCTATTTCTATACAAAGCACAGGCACAAAAACGTATTTTAGAAAGTGACCCCAGATCTGCTTCACCTTCCGTCGGCTACTCAATCGTTTCCTTGGTTAACTCTTCCTTATAACAGTTTGAGAAATGCTTCTGTTGTAGAGGAGACACCTTCTACTTTTCTCTCAGCTTCCACCCACTTTGTCTCCTGCCTTGGTCTGAAAAATATGTTTAATGTCCTTTTCCCGCAAATGAATTAGGAAAAAAGATGAGAAGCTGGAGTGGATGTACCAAGGGCCAGGAGGCATGGTGAACAGAGATGAATACCTCATGGGTCGCCCAGTTGACAAATACGTCTTTGAGACCATGGAGGACAAGGAAACAGGCTGTTCTTCTGAGACCGGCCTTCTGCCAGGCTCTATCTTTGCCCCCGCAGGTGCCAACTCTGCCTTGGATATGGCCAGCAAGATCCGAGAAGACCCGCTGTTCATGATAAGGTAGCAAAAATCTTTCACTTTATATGGAACCAGTTGGTGCTCTGTATGTTTTGTAAAGTACAAGGGGAGTCAAGGCCTTTTTAGTGCAGTGAGAGGATGACATTGTTTTCATTAGCGTCACCAGTTCCCCACTTTAATATGTATTTATCTATTTAAAGTGTATTTTACCTCACTAAAAAGACTCCCCAAAGTGGCTTTAAAAGATCAGTAGTAAGACAGAGATGTAAGAAAAATGTAAAGCTGAAACGTTGCGTTACATTGCAGAAACTTGCAGTGATGCGAACCCTGCAGTTAGGTTTCATTGCAGTGTTGGGATAACAGTGCTGTGCATGGGGAAATATCATCATAACCTTGAAatctctctctgcccctgcccctggtttttaatgttgttgttatttaggaagagggaggaagagaagaagcgtGAAGTTCTGAACAACCCTGTAAAAATGAAGAAGATCAAAGAGCTGGTATGTTAAGGCTGCGATTCTATATACCCTTAGCTGATATTCCATGGGACATGCATGGAATTGTGCTATTTTCTGTAACAAATCCTTATAGCGTTAtgtagaaaatacctgaaggcagccctgtttagggaagtttttaatctgtgatattttaacgtattttaatatttgttggaagccgcccagagtggctggggagacccagccagatgggcggggtacaaaaattattattattattattattattattattaacattcaaAATGTCCTcttgtttttggggtgggggggaaatagcattttacagtggtaccccgggttacgtacttaatccgttccggattacagtacgtaacccgaaaaggacgtaacccgaacaattcgttctgtgcaaaaaacgctctgcgcacGCGCAAATTGCACAcgtgtcgggttgcgcttccgggttagcggagttcgtaacccgaaaagtacgcaacctggagcatatgtaacccgaggtacgactgtaattccaAGGCTTGAAATGTTTGGGTGTGAAGGTGTGGATCCTGGCATTATATTGGTACTGATATAAAACATAACCTTCATATTTTAATTGTGTGCTCACAACCAAGGTGGTTTAAAGACTGGTACAGGGAAGGGTgactccccccccgccccccctttccaATGCTTGATTACGGTTGGAGCAGCAATTTTCACCCGTATATTATCAGGAGGTAATTATTCTGACTTTATGTAATGCAGAATAGAACAAAGAGAGGTGGTGAGCAGAAGTCTTTGTCCTCACACTACTTCAAGGGGTAGAACTGCATTATAAATCACGTATGTCCTTTGACACGGAGCTGGcatctttctccttcccccacccccagttgcaaagcagtttggagaagaagaagaaaaagaagaagaaagataagAAAAAGAAGCACAAGAAACACAGGCACCACAGCCCCAGCAGCAGCGAAGACGAACAGGCGAAAGCCAAGTACGTTTTTTGCGCAGTGCGGCCCTGTTCAACACTCATTTCCTGTTCTTCAGTTAGCAATGTGTTTTCCACTTTTGGTTGGGTTGGCCATGTGAGGTAGGGCTCTGTCACTCCTTTCGATGTCGATAAAGGAGGCTAAGGAGAGAGTGATTTGCCCACAGCTGCAGAGATAGGACTTGAACTTACTCTGCAGTAAGCAGTGGATATTCAGTATCTGCTAAAGTGAGGGCAGGCAGAAcagttttctttctcccttcagaaatgtcctgggggggggggagatgcctccTTTATAAGCCtacgtcaggggtcagcaacctttttcagccgtgggccggtccaccgtccctcagaccatataatgggccggactatatttttttggggggggggacacaaattgctatgccccacaaataacccagaggtgcattttaaataaaaggacacattctactcatgtaaaagctccaggcaggcaccacaaataatccagaggtgcattttaaataaaaggacacattctactcaagtaaaaacataaGGCAGGCCCTacgaataacccagaggtgcattttaaataaaagcacacattctacataagtaaaaacaccaggcaggccccacaaataacccagaggtacattttaaataaaaggacacattctactcatgtaaaaacaccaggcaggccccacaaataacccagaggtgcattttaaataaaaggacacattctacttaagtaaaaacaccaggcaggccccacaaataacccagaggtgcattttaaataaaaggacgcattctactcatgtaaaaacacgctgattcctggaccgtccgccggctggattgagaaggcgattgggccgcatttggGCCTTAGGTAgcctacccctggcctatgcACTTGTACATCTTTTTCCTGCCTCAGGCAACTCATTGGATCTCTAGCAAGATCCTGCTCTGTACCTTCCTGCTGCCAGACTTGCCTTGTTTTCCTTCCCCTTGTCTATCTGTTAGCCTGGGTTCCTTGACCAGGCTTGGTGTCTACAGGTTAGGCATTCAGAATTAGGTGCCGTGTAATATCTGAAGACTCTGTAGCTATCAGACCACCTGTACAGGTTCAGTAATAACCAGGCTGACAAAGAGGGTGGCATAAATTTTGCTTTTGTCTTTCGCTTTAGGTCACGGGAGAAAACGGACCGCTCTTCCTCGGAGCCTCTTCATCCCAAAATACCCGGGTATGGCTTGCAGGTATGCCCAAGCTGTCTACCCTTAAGACTTCCCCACTGGGGTAGCATTTACAGTGAGCAGAGGAAATGCTAAGCAAAAATTCATGGGGGAAATGGGATGTTTATAGGAGATATGTGGATGTTTATAGGAGATAGGTGGATGTTTATAGGAGATAggtgttaaaatacaacaatagtTTTGTTTCCGTGCCAGCATTTGAGGgataaaggaagggggggggaagatgggGGAATGAATATAGAGGCATAATTTTCTAAGAATGTATTGGGAGAGTACGTATATGAGGGTTTATTGTGCTGTAACCATTCAAAATCAAGAAAAGTGGATGCagagggatttgacaggaagtcagaTCGGAGGAATTAGAAGTAAAATGTGAATTAGAAGAATAAATAGAATAgaatctttttttcctctttttctctttttcattcaTTAACTTAGTTCATTCTTTACCCTATGTAAGATtgtgaaatcaaaacaaaatattattgtatgtaactttattttttaaattgtattggtCAACGGTTGGACTGAGATatttcttctgtttttcttcttttgtaaatcaaaactattcaataaaaaaataaaaatacagtgaggAGAATGGAAGGGGTGAAGACCACGGCTGGCAAGCATGGTTGCCTCCATCACCAGTCGCACCTTTCTCCAATTTCAGATCCAAAACGCCGGCCGCGAGAGCACATTTGGCCACAAGGTCCAACAGAGTTCCGGGTCAAAGAGCCGAGGCCTGTCGCCAGAGAGGACGTCTGGCAAGAAGAACGCTTACCAGGCAGAGCTGAGCAGCCACAGGAGGTCAAGGTCACCTAGACACAGTAAACAGTAAGCAAGGAGAGTGGGGCAGCTGCTTCTCTTTTCTGTTGCTGGGTGCCTATTGACAGTGCTATGGAAGCCAGGCTATTTCTGGCTTAGAATCATTTGCTTGTGGTGCAATGTCATTAGAAAGCAGGATGGGGTCTGAGCGTACTTGAAGGGAAATAATCCCATCTCCAGCGTGTCTCACGCACACTGTGTTCATCACCCGAGACCCTTCTTTGCGTGTCTCCTCCGCGAGAGGTCCAGAGATTGGCGGCAGAAGGAGGGGCCGTTTTTGCCatggctccctgtttgtagaatgctctccccagggagacttgccaggtgccttcattatatatctttaggcgccaggcagaaAAAGTTTATTGCCACttcttgggctgattaacattctgtggcctttttgtgggaggggggatattggtttgttcatttttttattacgtattttgtgttctcattttgtatttttatctggtGACCTGCCCTGTAAtcttgatgaagggtggtgtacaaattcaatcaataataataataataataataatagtacaagATTGGAAAGGGGCAGGAGAATGAAATAGGTCCAAGACTCGTTGGGACCAAATGGTTATTTTCGTGGCGGAAATTAAAAAAAGGATCTTACTGAATTGCAGCCACAACATCAAGGAACAGAAGGCAAAAACGGGAGGCAGGAGTCCTTCGCCGAAGCAAGAAGTCTATAGAAGACCACAGACCTCAAGGTATGTTTTAAGTGGGCACAGCGCCAGGGGGTACATTCTGAAGAAAGGGAAATTGCTCTAGAAGGCTGCATCCTGCATGCAGCAGGCTTCAAAATGGATTGGCAAAGCAAGGCAATGATATTCAAAGTCCTGCACCCTTGGTGTCTAATTCAAGTCCACCTTCCTGGGTGCTGAAGCCTAGGAAGCTGctcttagggttgttgttttttaataagcaGGTTTTAGACTTCAGTTCTGTGCCCTAGGTGGTCCAATGTAATCAGTAGACCTGGTTAAAACCAGAAGAATCCTGATGTGGGTGTGAAATCTAGCTCCCTTAATGCCCCCATGCCATGCTCTGCCCTGGTTTCCTTTTCATTTCCGAGCACATTCAAGATTGCCTATGTGCTCTAAATGAGCTTGACACACTGCAAGTAGCCAGAGGCAGTTTGCTGTAGCTAAGAAAAACCCATTTGCTCAGAGTTCCCTAGTCAAGCAGGGAtttgatttgaacccaggtcttttCATTTACCCCATTTGTATGACCGCCCATCAACCCATGTTCTCCttggctcaccccccccccaaagaaaagacCAAACAGTGTTCAGAACCAATAACACGGATCAAAATTACAACATTCTGCTGTAGCTCTAGCGCTGGAGGCTGGGCGGGACTGAAACTGCATTTGACCTGCCTTAGGAGAAAACTCTCTGCGGAAGAGCTGGAGAGAAAACGTCGAGAAATGATGGACAATGCCAAGTGGCGGGAAGAGGAGAGAGCGAAGAACGTGAACAGGCACAGAAAAGAAGAGGAGCGAGAGCTCACACGGGATAAACTTGACAATGGCAATGGGAAGTTCATACAGTAAgtttcctcctttcctctgaaactgggggcggggggagctatAGCTGAGCATGTGCTTTGGGTTCAGTCCCTGGGCATCTCAAGTTAAAAGGATTGAGTGATGGCTGGGAGAACCACTGCCAAAAAGATTAGACGTCACTGGGCTacatggatgcgggtggcgctatggtctaagccactgagcctttcgggcttgccaatcaaaaggtcggcagttcgaatccccgtgacggggtgagctcccgttgctctgtcccagctcctgccaacctagcagtttgaaagcacacaagtgcaagtggataaataggtgccgctgcggcgggaaggtaaatggcgtttccgtgcgctgctctgggttatgtcacggtgtcccgttgcgccagaagcagtttagtcctgctggccacatgacccggaaagctgtctgtggacaaacgctggctccctcggcctgaaagcgagatgagcgctgccaccccatagttgcctttgattggacttaaccatccaggggtcctttaccttacttttttttttttttttacatagaccagtggtctgatttaaACACCTTCACGCGTTCCTTTTGGAACCTTCAGTTCCAAAACTAAAGTAAGGGTTGCGCGTGGCTCAGGAAGTATACCATATGAAGTTGGTATGTGGTTTTAAGAAGAGGCCTTGCCTCTTCTGAGCCCGTTtccacctctttccttcctgCCTAAATTTCCTTTTGGTGGGAATCTTGGGGTACAAGGCAGGAGGCTCCTTTTCCCAACTCGTCACGTTTCTTTCTCTCTTGATTTTCCTGCAGCCACATAAAGCTTGAGAGCGCATCAACCTCTTCCCTTGAAGACAGGGTCAAGAGGAACATTCACTCCATCCAAAGGACAGCGGCAGCCCTGGAAAAAAACTTCATGCAGCGATGAGACTTGCTTCCGTCTTCCTTCGCCGGGCCACTGGACCAGATAGGGAAACCTTCGTATAAACTCCACAGCTCAGGCCAGCCGTCCTCTCACTGTGTGAGAGGGCTTGTACCTGGACATCCTGAGCAGGACGTTCCCTTTGATGCTTTGCTATAAGGGCCGTTTTTCCAAACTGGTATACCGTAAAGGCCTGTGGGGGTCCGGTCCCAACTTTTGGAAGAGTTTGATGTACTCCTGGCAAGCCTTTTTGATGACAGGCCCTGCCTTAAAGCTCCATAGAGCTATAACAGTTAGGGTAGAGGAGATTTGCATCCACAGTGAatggaacagaaagaaagaagagatggTCCTTTTGCCTCTGATTATGTCATCGCTTCTTATAAGGAGCACAGCTGCCAAAACCACATGTATTTTATTGGGTGATCATAATTCCTTTTCGGTTTCTTAAATAACTTGATATTATTGGGCACCGGACCCATCCAAAATGTAGTGAGGCAAGTGGAGAATGCTGGGGATTATAGTTTCCCTTtggcttctgtttctgttttgttgagttattctcccccacccccaagactaTGGTGTTCTATCCAGGccgttttttaaaacaacttttaaataagATTTTGTGCCGGGTAGCTAATACCGTAGCGACAGGGGTGCCTTTCCTAAAACGAGGCTTTATTTCCTAAAACGAGGCTTTATTTTACTTAAAGCGTTTTAGTGGAGACAGATGCACTTTCTGAAGGGGTCAAGCTTAGCTTTCTGAAGAATAGACAAAAAGTAACACCTGACCAAATGGGACAGCCGTCTTGGTGTAGTCTGTGATGTGTAAATGCTGATCTTTGTATAAAATCCAGCTGGAATAATAGATGTTGTTTCTCTTAAGCAGCTGTTGCAACGTTTTTTGTGGTGATTTATCTTAATAAGCAGTTCGCATTCACAGGTCATTTAAAATACTGTTGTGTTTCATGTGGAACTGGAGAAGAATGTGCAGCAATTGCAGGGGTGCAGGAAGCACACAAATCCCTGTTTTGTAGCAACTGGCTTTGGGAACGGGCCCTTTTAGAGTGAAAAGAGGGCTGTCAAGTATGTTCCCAAAACACTCTGCTTACAAGGACAGTGACCATCCCCACCCACAGGGCTTTAAAAACAATTCTGGGAAAGGTGCAAAGAGCTATATGAGATGATGATGGAGCAGCACTTCCTGCGTGTGCCTGTCTGTGCCCTGCAGCCAGCTCCTCAACTCAAGGCACAGTTTAGAAGGAAGACTACTCACACTTCCTGGTTTTTTACCCTTTCAAATTATTCTGTATTTGTAAAGATGTGTTAACTGTTGTGCCAGAAAAATTCTACTAAatatgagatatatatatatattactatcTACTTATCATTGTTTATGGCACAAAATTTTCCCTTCTGCTTGAAGGGAGATGGCAGAAACTACTTGGCTGTTTTTGGCTGTGTACTTACATTTTTAATGGTGAAAAGGGCCCCCTTAAGAAAATCAACAGTACAATGATTGTATAATTCACAGGAGTGAATGTTAGTATTTTGGCAACTGTCTCCAAAGTTAACTTGGAATCCCTTCTGGCCCATAGCCCTGTATGAGATTTCTctgtttcctcttcttttcttagCTTCTTGTTTCTGATCTTCagactctctccttctcctttccctcagGATCCTGATTCTTAAGCATCTACTTCTTTGCTTCCTTCTTCTTAGCTACCGCACCCTCTTTGAATAATTATTACCACTGTCTACTCCCACCTCAGCCCAATTATTTTTAGGCCTTTGTCTCTTCCAAACTGCTCTTTACTTTGTGAAACTAGAAATAAAGTGGACCAGCTTATGAATATGATATggtagtcatcttcaaatatctcaagcgctgtcccatggaagagggaacaagcttgttttctcctgctctggagggtaggactcgaaccagtggcttcaagttacaagaaaggagattccgactaagcatcagaaagaacttcctgacagtgagagctgttcgacagtggaatggttgtagactctccttccttggaagtttttaagcagaggttgggtggccatctgccatggatgattTGGctaagattcctgtgttgcatggggttggactagattgattgattgatttca is a genomic window containing:
- the CWC25 gene encoding pre-mRNA-splicing factor CWC25 homolog produces the protein MGGGDLNLKKSWHPQTLRNVEKVWKAEQKHEAERKKIEELQRELHEERAREEMQRYAEDVGAVKKKDEKLEWMYQGPGGMVNRDEYLMGRPVDKYVFETMEDKETGCSSETGLLPGSIFAPAGANSALDMASKIREDPLFMIRKREEEKKREVLNNPVKMKKIKELLQSSLEKKKKKKKKDKKKKHKKHRHHSPSSSEDEQAKAKSREKTDRSSSEPLHPKIPGYGLQIQNAGRESTFGHKVQQSSGSKSRGLSPERTSGKKNAYQAELSSHRRSRSPRHSKHHNIKEQKAKTGGRSPSPKQEVYRRPQTSRRKLSAEELERKRREMMDNAKWREEERAKNVNRHRKEEERELTRDKLDNGNGKFIHHIKLESASTSSLEDRVKRNIHSIQRTAAALEKNFMQR